The Syntrophorhabdaceae bacterium sequence GTCAAACCGGGCGATGTCCGGGGGTCTGTTCAGGATACATCCATAATAAGGAACGGCTTTGAGATCAGGCAATATATGGGTCACCCTTGCCGCAATGGCGTCAAGGCCGATATCTTCGTAGATCACCTGGAGCGATGACTTTGCCTCCACACCACAGTTATAAGGTTCGTCGAGGAGCTCATTGACTTCATCCTTGAAGGCTTCGTCTGCCATATTATGGTTCGCCTTCTTAAACGCCATGAGACACGACGGACACGGCGTGGTGATCGTCGTGAGTCCCATCTTCTCCACGATGGCGAGGTTACGGGCGGCCAGCGCCGCAGCGAACACGTGGTCCACGGTGTGGGCCGGTGTGGAACCGCAACAGCTCCAGTCATCGGGCTCGATAAGCTCGACGCCCAAGGCCTTCATAACCACCTTTAAGGAATCGTCGTATTCTTTGGCAGTGCCTTCCAGCGAACATCCGCAGAAATGGGCATATCGTGTCTCA is a genomic window containing:
- a CDS encoding CoB--CoM heterodisulfide reductase iron-sulfur subunit B family protein, whose protein sequence is ETRYAHFCGCSLEGTAKEYDDSLKVVMKALGVELIEPDDWSCCGSTPAHTVDHVFAAALAARNLAIVEKMGLTTITTPCPSCLMAFKKANHNMADEAFKDEVNELLDEPYNCGVEAKSSLQVIYEDIGLDAIAARVTHILPDLKAVPYYGCILNRPPDIARFDDPENPTAMDKLLAALGVEVRDFAFKTECCGAAFSMPKREMVNELTYKVLLMAVEAGANCVVVACPLCQQNLDLRQGQVNSLMKSNFKLPVLYFTQVMGLAYGYSPKELGLDKIFVSADHVIRRVTKKEFEVEKAAEEAAKKASKTKAKGASEETKPEET